One genomic segment of Helianthus annuus cultivar XRQ/B chromosome 14, HanXRQr2.0-SUNRISE, whole genome shotgun sequence includes these proteins:
- the LOC110906845 gene encoding uncharacterized protein LOC110906845: MEALHILMVRAVSTRMFLGLKLPNNGPNLSHLFFADDSIFVGAWEEGNLKTLRRVLRIFHMMSGLKVNHNKSFLYGIGLNDEEIGNMASVLNCKAGHLPFTYLGLKVGANMNRVVNWKEVIDKFNKRLSNWKAKLLSFAGRITLVKSVLGSLPNYFFITV; encoded by the coding sequence ATGGAAGCGCTCCATATACTCATGGTTAGAGCAGTGAGCACCAGAATGTTCTTGGGTTTAAAATTACCTAACAACGGGCCGAATCTGTCTCACCTTTTCTTCGCAGATGATTCCATATTTGTGGGTGCATGGGAGGAGGGCAACTTGAAAACATTAAGGCGTGTGTTGAGGATTTTTCACATGATGTCGGGTTTAAAGGTTAACCACAATAAAAGCTTTCTGTATGGTATCGGGTTGAATGATGAAGAGATTGGTAACATGGCCTCTGTCTTGAACTGTAAAGCCGGACATCTACCATTCACATATTTAGGCTTGAAAGTCGGAGCGAATATGAATAGAGTGGTTAACTGGAAAGAGGTTATAGATAAGTTTAATAAGAGATTATCTAATTGGAAAGCAAAACTATTGTCATTCGCAGGGAGGATTACGCTCGTCAAGTCGGTTCTAGGCTCCTTACCAAATTATTTTTTTATCACTGTATAA